The nucleotide sequence GTGAAAAGGTTCGTCCTTCAGCACGAGTCCAATGCACGACGAGTGCCGCATCGGCCTTTTGCTCTAGGAACTGCAATGGATTCTCCTCCTCAACAGGTTGCTCCCTCGGTTGTTTCTTGATGGCAACGCCACATTTACCTTTGGGATCCAATTTTGACTT is from Drosophila suzukii chromosome 3, CBGP_Dsuzu_IsoJpt1.0, whole genome shotgun sequence and encodes:
- the LOC108007621 gene encoding uncharacterized protein, whose product is MPRRVLKNYEFEPAQQQCLRKSKLDPKGKCGVAIKKQPREQPVEEENPLQFLEQKADAALVVHWTRAEGRTFSPIKLLPPW